TTGCAGCTCGATTAATATCAGCTTTTGCTATCACCAAGCCCTCTTGCAAGAGTTTGCGATACTTTTGGCTAAAGCAAGTATCGTAAATATTCTCAGCTAAGACAGATTTCCAGCCAGCAGCTACAGATTCAACAACCGCAGTTCCTCCATTATTAGGAAAAAACTGAAAGATGATGACGCGATCGCACCCCAAAAACTGCCGCACTTCATCGACTGTAGTTTGTAAAGTCTCTTGTAAATTGAGCGATCGCCTGATTCGCTGCGTAATATCCATTACTAAGCGTTGTTGCTCAAATTGCTGTTGTAGTAATATTTGCGATCGCTTACGCTCATCAATAGCCATGACAGTTCCCGTCATCCTGACTGGTTGACCAGTTTCGTCATAAAATGCTTGTCCCAGTCCTTCCATCCAATGAATGCTACCGTCTAACCAAATAATCCGAAATTCACACCGATAGTTACTATGAGTTTGTATTGCCTTTTGTAGTGTTTCTTTAAGTAAAGAGCGGTCTTCAGGATGCAGATGAGCATCAAAAGTCTCATACCTACCATCGAAGCTACCAACAGCCAAGCCAAATAATTTTTCGTGTTCTGGCGACCACTTAATTTCTCCTGTGAGCAAATTCCAATCCCACATCCCCATCTGTGCAGCAGACAAAGCCATTCGCAATTGCTCGGCATTTTCTTGAGCTAATTTTTGGCTAAGTTGTTGAATTTTCTGGTTACTTTTGCGGAAATTCCTGACTAAGAGATTAATTATCAATCCAACTAATAGGAAAATACTTAGATGAAATATATCTTTTGGTTGGTAAAGCCAAAATTGATATCGAGGTTCAACAAATGTATAGTTGATTGCGAGTACTGAAAGAATAACTGTGACTAACCCTGACCACCCGCCCCCATACCAAGTACTAGCGATAATTGCTATATAAAAAATACTAACAATTGCTTCTGATACCAGTGCTTCTAGGCAAAGTGTTAGCAGTAGGGCAATTATAGTAAAACTAACGGCAGTAAAGAAGGGCAATAAGAGCAAGTAAAGTTTCATTATTCTTTCATACCCCTGGTTCATCGCTGACATTAGGTTTAGTTTACGATTTTTTATACACAAAATTTTTGTATCTTAACTTAATATTTAAATGTACTTTCTTCAGCCAAAGGCAATATTTGCTATATGGGTAATCAGCAATCACAGAAATATTCTTTAATTCCATTCTTTTAAATATCAAATAGTAAGCACAAAGATTTTAAAGCATTTAAAAAATGATGGTAATCTTACTGTCAATTTTATGAAATAACTGTAACAGTTGTTTTATGTAAAGTATTGAGAAAATATAATTATGTAATAATATTTTGTAGTTAGTAAGTAGGTGGACACAATTATTTATAAGACGCATTTCGACTACGCTCAATGCTAGTTAACCTTATTAGAAGAGGGTTGAGTTTCGACTACGCGGTAATCGAGCGTAGTCGAGATTCAACTCCCGTGCAGTCGAAACCCGGCGCTATCAAGTTAAGTTTAATTTAGTCCTTCTACTTATTAAGTATTGCAAAGTTAGCGACAATATTGACGTTTGTTATCTTGTCGAATATATTTTAGACTTGACAATACTTTAATTATCAAAACATGAATATTTCTCCTCCGCAAAATAAACCGCGTGTCTCATGGCAGGCGGTTTTCTCCATACTCATCTTCTTATTCATGTACTTACCTATTTTGGTACTGGGATTTTATAGCTTCAATCAATCACCATACAGTGCAACTTGGCAAGCCTTCACCCTTGATTGGTATTACAAGTTGTTAAGTGACGATCGCATCTTATCAGCTTTGAAAAATAGTTTGCTCGTTGCCTTTTGTGCTGTCAGCATCTCCGCCGTGTTGGGAACCCTGATGGCGGTAGGTTTGGCACGTTATCAATTTCCAGGTAAGAAGCTGTACCAAGGTGTAGCTTACCTACCGTTAATTATTCCTGATATTGCGATCGCAGTTGCCACCCTCGTTTTCTTAGCCGCCTTTGCCATTCCCCTCAGCTTGTGGACAATTGTGTCTGCTCATGTGGTATTTTGTTTAGCCTATATTGCTTTAGTTGTTTCATCACGGCTCACAAATTTAGACCCCCACTTAGAAGAAGCTGCACTCGATTTAGGTGCGACACCAGTACAAGCATTTCTTCAAGTATTACTACCCCAATTAATGCCAGGAATTATCTCTGGTTGCCTACTAGCTTTCGTCCTAAGCTTGGATGATTTCTTAATAGCTAGTTTTACTTCTGGTAGTGGTTACAACACCTTACCAATGGAAATATTTAGTCGGATTAGAAGTGGTGTAAAACCTGATATTAATGCTCTCAGTGTCTTGTTAATTTTATCATCAGCAATTATTGCTATCATCGCCGAGTCAGTTCGTTCATTAGGGGAAAGAAAATAAACAAACTTGACAAACTAACACTTTTAAAGATATTATTCTCTTTGTAAGAAATATTAGCTAAATCTTACATACCCAATATACTAATAAATTTCATCTGTATCAGTCCTTTGAATATTCATACAGATGATAATT
Above is a genomic segment from Nostoc sp. MS1 containing:
- a CDS encoding ABC transporter permease yields the protein MNISPPQNKPRVSWQAVFSILIFLFMYLPILVLGFYSFNQSPYSATWQAFTLDWYYKLLSDDRILSALKNSLLVAFCAVSISAVLGTLMAVGLARYQFPGKKLYQGVAYLPLIIPDIAIAVATLVFLAAFAIPLSLWTIVSAHVVFCLAYIALVVSSRLTNLDPHLEEAALDLGATPVQAFLQVLLPQLMPGIISGCLLAFVLSLDDFLIASFTSGSGYNTLPMEIFSRIRSGVKPDINALSVLLILSSAIIAIIAESVRSLGERK